In the Gossypium arboreum isolate Shixiya-1 chromosome 10, ASM2569848v2, whole genome shotgun sequence genome, one interval contains:
- the LOC108474608 gene encoding uncharacterized protein LOC108474608: MESTALSGRMARWQILLSEFNIVYVNQKAVKGNAITDFLASRILDGYEPLNFDFSNEDLVYVATTEEDTSEDHPWKLNFDGASNAIEYEACIMGICAAIEHKIKVLEVYGDSALVIYQLRGEWRPKVDQLSVNGRENMKPIQMSIYEAPAHCCSIDDEEERDDYPWYHDILRYVKSREYPDQASKNDKRTLRRLASDYVLDGEIFYKRRKDQMLLRCVDAVEAKKILEVHESVRGTHANEFTIARQIMRFRYYWSTMEGDCINYAKKCHK, encoded by the exons atggagtcgactGCTCTAAGTGGAAGAATGGCCCGGTGGCAAATCCTGCTTTCTGAATTCAACATAGTATATGTGAACCAGAAGGCTGTGAAAGGGAATGCAATAACAGATTTTTTAGCCAGCAGAATTTTAGATGGTTAtgagcctttgaactttgatttcTCTAATGAAGATCTAGTGTATGTGGCAACTACTGAAGAGGACACTTCAGAAGATCATCCGTGGAAACTGAattttgacggagcatcaaacGCTATTg AGtacgaagcatgtatcatgggaatcTGTGCAGCCATCGAGCATAAAATTAAAGTATTAGAGGTGTATGGGGATTCTGCACTGGTGATctatcagcttagaggtgaatggagACCCAAAGTTGATCAACTATC AGTAAATGGACGAGAGAATATGAAGCCGatccagatgagtatttatgaggctccagctcattgttgcaGTATAGACGACGAAGAGGAGAGAGATGATTATCCTTGGTATCATGATATTTTACGATATGTGAAGAGTCGTGAATACCCTGATCAGGCATCTAAAAATGATAAGAGGACGTTGAGAAGGCtagccagtgactatgtcttagacggAGAGATTTTctataaaagaaggaaagatcaAATGCTGTTAAGATGTGTTGATGCTGTTGAAGCTAAGAAAATCCTAGAAGTCCATGAAAGTGTCCGCGGGACGCATGCCAATGAGTTCACAATAGCCAGGCAAATCATGAGATTCAGGTACTACTGGTCCACaatggaaggagattgcatcaactatgccaagaaatgccataagtga
- the LOC108456664 gene encoding O-fucosyltransferase 1-like, which produces MRRSGLHRQHGKQGAGGGGVGAKGIYAKLTIAVVVLLICTLSLLFSATIGGNRGSLEPSEINAEELWESAKSSGWRPSSAPRSDWPSPPRETNGYLRVRCNGGLNQQRSAICNAVLAARIMNATLVLPELDANSFWHDESGFKGIYDVEHFIQTLKYDVQIVESIPEIQKNGKTKKIKGYQLRPPRDAPIEWYTTVALKKMQEHGAIYLTPFSHRLAEEIDNPEYQRLRCRVNYHALRFKPNIMQLSESIVDKLRAQGHFMSIHLRFEMDMLAFAGCIDIFNPEEQSILKKYRKENFAEKRLVYKERRAIGKCPLTPKEVGLILHAMGFDNSTRIYLAAGELFGGERFMKHFRDLFPRLENHSSVDSSEELVTNTQGLLGSAVDYMVCLLSDIFMPTYDGPSNYANNLLGHRLYYGFRTTIRPDRKALAPIFIDRENGRTEGFKEAVRRVMLKTNFGGPHKRVSPESFYTNSWPECFCQVSPKNPADKCPPDNVLEVLDSRLENKVTSDPETLAEKNSTSRTEG; this is translated from the exons ATGCGGAG GTCGGGGCTGCATAGGCAGCATGGGAAACAAGGAGCTGGAGGAGGAGGAGTAGGAGCAAAGGGAATTTACGCCAAACTAACGATTGCCGTTGTGGTGCTTTTGATCTGCACGCTCTCGCTTTTGTTTTCGGCTACAATTGGCGGAAATCGCGGATCTCTAGAGCCTTCCGAG ATCAATGCAGAAGAACTTTGGGAAAGTGCCAAGTCTAGTGGATGGAGGCCTTCATCTGCTCCACGATCTGACTGGCCCT CTCCTCCAAGGGAAACTAATGGTTATCTTCGAGTCCGTTGCAATGGCGGTCTGAACCAACAACGCAGCGCG ATCTGTAATGCAGTTCTTGCTGCACGAATTATGAATGCCACACTTGTACTGCCTGAGCTGGATGCAAACTCCTTTTGGCATGATGAAAG TGGTTTCAAAGGTATCTATGATGTTGAGCATTTTATCCAGACATTGAAGTATGATGTACAAATTGTGGAAAGCATACCTGAAATCCAAAAAAATGGCAAAACCAAGAAGATAAAAGGGTATCAG CTTCGCCCCCCGAGGGATGCTCCTATCGAGTGGTATACAACAGTTGCTCTCAAGAAAATGCAAGAACATGGTGCTATTTATCTGACTCCCTTTTCACATCGTCTTGCTGAAGAAATTGACAATCCCGAGTATCAACGGTTGAGGTGTAGAGTTAACTATCACGCTTTGAGGTTCAAGCCAAATATTATGCAGTTAAGTGAGTCAATAGTTGATAAACTCCGGGCACAGGGTCATTTCATGTCGATCCATCTTCGTTTTGAGATGGATATGCTGGCATTTGCTGG GTGCATTGATATTTTTAACCCAGAAGAGCAAAGTATATTGAAGAAGTATAGGAAGGAAAATTTTGCAGAGAAAAGACTTGTCTACAAAGAAAGAAGGGCTATTGGGAAATGCCCATTAACTCCAAAGGAG GTTGGTCTTATCTTGCATGCTATGGGATTTGACAATTCTACCAGGATATACCTAGCAGCTGGTGAATTATTTGGGGGAGAGCGTTTTATGAAACATTTTCGGGATCTTTTCCCTCGCCTTGAGAATCACAGTTCTGTAGACTCTTCAGAGGAACTGGTTACGAACACTCAGGGGTTGTTAGGCTCTGCTGTTGATTACATGGTTTGTCTTCTTTCTGACATTTTTATGCCAACTTATGATGGACCTAGCAACTACGCCAACAATCTACTAGGCCATCGCCTCTATTATGGTTTTCGGACCACAATTAGACCTGACAGAAAAGCTCTTGCTCCAATATTCATTGATCGAGAGAATGGACGGACAGAAGGTTTCAAAGAAGCTGTTAGGCGTGTCATGCTTAAAACAAACTTCGGTGGACCTCACAAGCGGGTGTCACCTGAATCTTTTTATACAAATTCTTGGCCAGAATGCTTCTGTCAAGTATCACCTAAAAATCCTGCTGACAAATGCCCACCAGATAATGTTTTGGAAGTTCTAGACAGCCGGTTGGAGAACAAAGTGACCAGTGACCCAGAAACCTTGGCTGAAAAGAATTCAACGAGTAGGACAGAAGGATAA
- the LOC108474598 gene encoding uncharacterized protein LOC108474598, protein MSYAKPIMVNQLKVVATGQQASPRQEHNTKQNTKKPQFTPIPVTYRELYKNLFDVHVVSPFYLKPPQPPKWYDVSAQCEYHAGIAGHSIENCTSFKRVVERLINMGIVKFDDAFGVGNPLPNQTDKGVNAIVKNMVRRIKLDVAEVRTSMREVLKKMVEKSLVMQDFGRKSREAGNYCGFHGEEDHEIGTCKEFRALVQALMDNKELEFFEFTEKYDVCSSEEGLIEKVSEVNHSMVIISRSKINKVRVKITPRVVIQRPTTFPYKDKKGMPWNYNCNVTYPREESSVSIPSTKVELGKGKSVMIEQGKERTKPLVNEPVTEDEAKEFLKFLKHSEYSVVEQLHKQPTHTSVLALLQNSEDYRNALMKVLNETCIAEDISVNKLDRLVSNISTDNFISFSDNEIPPGGMGSTKALHITTCCKGYTLLGVLIDNGSALNVLSLSTLNRLPIDSSHMKTCQNIVRAFDGTERKVMGRIEIPLLIGPNTYEVDFLVMDIKLSYNCLLGRPWIHLAGAVQSLLHQKLKLVTEGRLITINAEEDIIASATSSAPYIENDDKTIEYSFRSLEFVNATFISEGGKIPRAKI, encoded by the coding sequence ATGAGTTATGCGAAACCAATCATGGTAAATCAACTGAAAGTGGTAGCCACGGGTCAGCAAGCTTCGCCAAGACAGGAGCACAATACAAAGCAAAACACGAAGAAGCCCCAGTTTACTCCCATTCCAGTAACGTATCGGGAGCTGTACAAAAATTTGTTTGATGTACACGTCGTATCTCCTTTCTACTTAAAGCCACCGCAACCCCCTAAGTGGTATGATGTAAGTGCTCAATGTGAATATCATGCTGGAATAGCGGGACATTCAATAGAGAACTGCACCTCTTTTAAGAGGGTAGTCGAAAGGCTCATCAACATGGGTATTGTGAAATTCGATGATGCATTTGGTGTAGGAAATCCGTTGCCCAATCAAACTGATAAAGGGGTAAATGCCATAGTCAAGAATATGGTGAGGAGAATTAAGTTGGATGTGGCAGAAGTGAGAACCTCGATGAGGGAGGTTTTGAAAAAGATGGTGGAGAAAAGTCTAGTCATGCAAGACTTTGGGAGAAAATCCCGAGAAGCAGGGAACTATTGTGGGTTCCATGGAGAGGAGGACCATGAGATAGGAACATGTAAGGAATTTAGGGCCCTGGTACAGGCTTTAATGGACAACAAAGAACTGGAGTTCTTTGAGTTTACTGAGAAATACGATGTATGCTCCTCGGAAGAGGGGTTGATAGAGAAGGTTTCTGAGGTCAATCACTCAATGGTGATCATTTCACGATCGAAAATTAATAAAGTTAGAGTAAAAATTACACCGAGAGTTGTAATCCAGAGACCCACGACTTTTCCGTATAAGGATAAAAAAGGAATGCCTTGGAATTATAACTGTAATGTGACATATCCAAGGGAGGAGAGTTCGGTCAGCATACCAAGTACAAAGGTCGAGCTTGGAAAAGGGAAGTCTGTAATGATTGAACAAGGGAAAGAGAGGACAAAACCACTGGTTAATGAACCAGTAACTGAAGATGAAGCTAAAGAATTTTTGAAGTTCTTAAAACACAGTGAGTATAGTGTTGTGGAACAGTTGCACAAGCAGCCAACACACACATCGGTCCTAGCTCTGCTCCAAAACTCGGAGGATTATCGAAATGCGTTGATGAAGGTGTTGAACGAGACCTGTATTGCTGAAGATATTTCAGTGAACAAGCTAGACCGCCTTGTCAGTAACATAAGCACCGATAACTTCATCTCCTTCAGTGACAATGAAATACCACCAGGGGGCATGGGATCCACCAAGGCTTTGCACATTACCACTTGCTGCAAAGGGTATACACTGTTGGGGGTATTAATTGATAATGGGTCAGCGCTGAATGTTTTGTCCTTGTCCACATTAAATAGGTTACCAATAGACAGCtctcatatgaagacatgccagaACATAGTGAGGGCATTTGATGGCACTGAGAGGAAAGTGATGGGAAGGATTGAGATACCTCTGCTGATCGGACCAAACACATACGAGGTAGATTTCCTTGTGATGGATATTAAGCTTTCTTATAATTGCTTGTTGGGGAGGCCTTGGATTCATTTGGCGGGGGCAGTACAGTCATTGTTGCACCAAAAGCTAAAGTTGGTGACAGAAGGCCGGTTGATAACGATAAATGCGGAGGAGGATATTATTGCATCCGCCACCAGCAGTGCACCGTATATAGAAAATGATGATAAAACAATTGAGTATTCTTTTCGGTCATTGGAATTTGTCAATGCTACTTTCATCAGCGAAGGAGGGAAGATCCCTAGGGCAAAAATCTGA
- the LOC108453638 gene encoding uncharacterized protein LOC108453638 isoform X2 has protein sequence MPNSFRTLSKTLTRSFSTKSSHQNHHQKTHKYLDPNSLLGSWKTPNNPKEAEKKLALLRRDYAKQVKNVRKEYIHEMELLRLEKLRKEEARKEAIRVANEERKRLKAEAAKVRAQERMVAEEEFRQTLLKERAEKLENWRMKLDFF, from the exons ATGCCGAACTCTTTCAGGACCCTCTCCAAAACCCTCACCCGCTCATTCTCCACCAAATCATCCCACCAGAACCACCACCAGAAAACCCACAAATATTTAGATCCCAACTCCTTGTTGGGCAGCTGGAAGACCCCCAACAACCCCAAAGAGGCCGAGAAGAAACTCGCCCTGTTGCGACGAGACTACGCCAAGCAAGTAAAAAATGTACGCAAGGAGTACATCCACGAGATGGAGTTGTTGCGTCTTGAGAAGCTCAGAAAAGAAGAGGCTAGGAAAGAGGCTATACGAGTTGCTAATGAGGAGCGTAAAAGGCTTAAGGCTGAGGCTGCTAAGGTTAGAGCTCAAGAGCGTATGGTTGCTGAAGAAGAGTTTCGACAAACCCTG TTGAAAGAAAGAGCAGAAAAGCTTGAAAATTGGAGAATGAAGCTGGATTTTTTTTAA